One Nicotiana tomentosiformis chromosome 1, ASM39032v3, whole genome shotgun sequence genomic window, agatccttacaaagaagagaaagatagaagagacctcagtggtcaaacttacagagcattgcagtgcaatatttcaaaataaactcccacaaaagtgtggagatccagggagttgtacgataccttgctctttaggcactctTAACTTTGATAAATCATTATGTGACTCTGGTGCGTCAATTAATTTAATTCCAttatctatttataggaaactaGAGAAGGTGATTAGAGAGATAAGGTCggtaccaatatctttgcagctggtatACCAAACGACTATAACACCCGAGGGGATAGTAGAAGATGTTTTGGTGTGGGTGGATAATTttgtatttcctatagatttcatagtggtgaatatggaggataACAAGGAGGTCCCcatcatcctaggaagaccatttttagcaatgggtagagctatactggatatacatgatagaaaactcatgcttgaAATGGGTGAGGAAAcggtgacttttgagatgaatgtagcaactggagtgaaaaaggagaagccaaCTACAAGTGTTGAATGGAAAGTGAAGAGTTCAAAAGAGAAGGCTCCAGTGATTGAGAAAGACAAGTGTGGGgtataccccaagaaggctgGGAAGACGTTGTATGtttggatgtgtgcactagtgaatggagcccgacttcgacttaGACCCCGACTGAAAATTTAGGAAAGTTtcttttaccttatgctttttaattgtgtgtcatagggacatgccacaacttaaagtatgggatagggggatatttgtatgttgtatgtatatgtattttagtttttgttaattttaatagttagagatagaaaaaatttggaaaacaaaaatataaaaatttaaaattttcaacttttcctcacgatggatatcattcgacgggtttcttgagggatttaagtcgaaagaaaaagacaaaaagattttcttttgttaggtagtgtaataatttccctttggtttttctttgtgccgcggttctttttcaaggattttgtttgaactGGGTGTAGTTATTTTTTGCTTTTAGAAGTAGGAaatcttgtgctatgatttgaaatggaagcaatatctcttgacttggtcatgccttgagaatagtgagtgatttagttgtgacgcttaggcctAGTTTTTTACTCTTGCATAAGCACCTTAATTTGTATAAGTTTAACTTTGCTTagctgctttgactagagagtcttgatcatccaatcttgagtgagttatgtgccatgtgtgtgtgaggtttttatgttattttgtgtattgcatttgatgtctagaacttacctcgtgtgtttgcaaagcgaaatagtagttttgttcagtttgGGAAGTCATATAGGCATtgctttgttgagccagttatatgcttttacccacctaattgttatgtatcttagttaaccccgttgagcttGTAATGCTGTTtcttttggcaaccacattacaagtcttacccatttatttgaattgaccatctatttgaaccatttacctcttttgagtatttgaaattgtatgaactttgtaaaagttgaagtgtgaggtggttggtttggcttttgagtggaactattgaaataaggaagaaggtgcactaaattgaaaaagtaagagccacttgaattgaataagaaaagaaaaagaaaaaatattgtattgtgtgaaaaataataataataataatatttcttgatagtggtgactcttgatataattgtgcttaaagaagtagggagttgatGTATATTGATTGTGAAGGTGGAGGTATGGTTTGGcataagtgtgggattttgaatgttaaattgcactttaattgagttagAGAGTTAATTGCTAGTGCTTTGCACTAAttatatgttttatgccttgtaggagtaattccaagctatgtagatgttattgaactaattcgagctaattggagctttaaagtctgagtaaaatcccaaaggAATAAGTcggaatcgtgttcgggggtAGAGGATCACTTCTGGgcgtcaaaattcaaggaagaataatCTGGTGAAAATTTG contains:
- the LOC138910530 gene encoding uncharacterized protein, producing MPGTLPDDTEKNPKETINVVTLRSRQVLKDPTPIHKEVAPEKESRKELKIEDDKKTEKKKGKKGAEKRKKEETSRREESDDVSKHMPTLPFPQKLYREKLDKQFERFLDMLREVNVNLPFTEVLSQMPAYAKFLKEILTKKRKIEETSVVKLTEHCSAIFQNKLPQKCGDPGSCTIPCSLGTLNFDKSLCDSGASINLIPLSIYRKLEKVIREIRSVPISLQLVYQTTITPEGIVEDVLVWVDNFVFPIDFIVVNMEDNKEVPIILGRPFLAMGRAILDIHDRKLMLEMGEETVTFEMNVATGVKKEKPTTSVEWKVKSSKEKAPVIEKDKCGVYPKKAGKTLYVWMCALVNGARLRLRPRLKI